One segment of Desmodus rotundus isolate HL8 chromosome 6, HLdesRot8A.1, whole genome shotgun sequence DNA contains the following:
- the OR2A5 gene encoding olfactory receptor 2A5, with the protein MGGNQSWVTEFVLLGFQLSAETEVLLFWVFSLFYAFSLLANGMIFALICLDQRLHTPMYFFLSHLAVIDMSFASNNVPKMVANLVNQNRAISFVPCITQTFLYIAFALTECLILVAMSYDRYVAICHPLQYTVIMSWSVCTVLAATSWLCGFVLALIHVILLLRLPFCGPREVNHFFCEILSVLELACADTWINEAVIFAASVFILVGPLCLVLVSYTSILWTILKIQSGDGRRKAFSTCSSHLCVVGFFFGIAMVIYMVPDSSQKKEQEKILSLFYSLFNPLLNPLIYSLRNVQVKDALCRALQVRSR; encoded by the coding sequence ATGGGGGGAAACCAGTCATGGGTCACAGAGTTCGTGCTGCTGGGGTTCCAGCTCAGCGCAGAGACGGAAGTGCTCCTCTTCTGGGTCTTCTCCCTGTTCTACGCCTTCAGTCTGCTGGCAAACGGCATGATCTTTGCACTCATCTGTCTGGACCAGCGATTacacacccccatgtacttcttcctctcccacctggccGTCATTGACATGTCCTTTGCTTCCAACAACGTCCCCAAGATGGTGGCAAACTTAGTGAACCAGAATAGAGCCATCTCCTTTGTCCCGTGCATCACACAGACCTTTTTGTATATAGCTTTTGCTCTCACAGAGTGCCTGATTTTGGTGGCGATGTCCTATGACCGGTACGTGGCCATCTGCCACCCCCTCCAGTACACTGTCATCATGAGCTGGAGTGTGTGCACGGTCCTGGCCGCCACGTCCTGGTTGTGCGGATTTGTCCTGGCTCTGATACATGTGATTCTCCTTCTAAGGCTGCCCTTCTGTGGGCCCCGGGAAGTAAACCACTTCTTCTGTGAGATCCTGTCTGTCCTCGAGCTGGCCTGTGCTGACACCTGGATCAATGAAGCTGTCATCTTTGCTGCTTCTGTCTTTATCTTAGTGGGGCCCCTCTGCTTGGTGCTGGTGTCCTATACTAGCATCCTCTGGACCATCCTGAAGATCCAGTCTGGGGATGGCCGCAGAaaggccttctccacctgctcctcccacctctgcGTGGTCGGGTTCTTCTTTGGCATAGCCATGGTTATTTATATGGTCCCAGACTCCAGtcaaaaaaaggaacaagaaaaaatacTGTCCCTGTTTTACAGTCTCTTCAATCCATTGTTAAACCCCctcatctacagcctgaggaatGTTCAGGTGAAGGACGCCTTGTGTAGGGCACTGCAGGTGAGGTCCAGGTGA